A region from the Brassica napus cultivar Da-Ae chromosome C8, Da-Ae, whole genome shotgun sequence genome encodes:
- the BNACNNG59140D gene encoding uncharacterized protein BNACNNG59140D isoform X1: MEEVHSAAEPIGYSDSPFTISQPPDITNWFSSYVYESLALTSSGKDDGESEPNGFSVREEDKYILGADKDHKPMNKNVGQIQETNLYESPLPSEPPDIGNWFSSYAYESPPVLDTNDALYFSVGGEDSECVQETQAEEEEEEEEETNDIEGKDDVCPSLFEQQLVSSSAKVTDFSQSQHLLSEPPDVGNWFSSYEYQSPHLSDTHELEFCSSEKDDQLIVEESDTEGENSSGIFRKTKSKQETIAPGWLKSNDCTEAKEVSADDEYSNQEREKKSTVILFNASTKKVDKDSSFKQEPLFSETKEEANFIPKGYNPKPQSLAYLEELRPKHIQETISNRQMSPRKAAQKARPEENMESVNQESDDKENVDGKSTETGFITMKKARFRESRDQSSMKKPIRGVLGECLRSKELKKMATEEDEERKKKKKRRVLGGMWNHQLSGGEETAGKWSCPQKKKGKSGPPLKQLRLDAWMHKV, translated from the exons ACGTCTATGAATCTCTTGCACTGACTTCTTCAGGCAAGGACGACGGTGAAAGCGAACCGAACGGGTTTTCTGTTAGAGAGGAAGATAAATACATTCTTGGTGCGGACAAAGATCATAAACCTATGAACAAGAATGTGGGTCAG ATTCAAGAGACAAATCTCTATGAGTCACCACTCCCTTCTG AACCTCCTGATATAGGCAATTGGTTTTCTAGTTATGCTTATGAATCACCGCCAGTCCTGGATACAAATGATGCTCTTTACTTTTCGGTTGGTGGAGAAGATAGTGAATGTGTACAGGAGACgcaagcagaagaagaagaagaagaagaagaagagactaaCGACATTGAAGGAAAAGATGATGTTTGTCCTAGTTTGTTTGAGCAACAACTCGTCTCTTCTTCTGCAAAG GTTACAGATTTCTCTCAGTCTCAGCATCTTCTTTCAG AGCCTCCTGATGTTGGAAACTGGTTTTCAAGCTATGAGTATCAATCTCCTCACCTTTCAGACACTCATGAACTTGAATTTTGTTCTTCTGAGAAAGATGATCAACTAATTGTTGAGGAGAGTGACACTGAGGGAGAAAATAGTTCTGGTATTTTCCGAAAAACTAAGAGCAAGCAAGAGACTATTGCTCCTGGCTGGTTAAAATCAAATGACTGCACG GAGGCCAAGGAGGTCTCTGCAGATGATGAATATTCAAACCAAGAAAGGGAAAAGAAGTCAACGGTTATATTGTTCAATGCTTCAACCAAAAAAGTGGACAAAGATTCAAGCTTCAAGCAAGAACCATTGTTCAGTGAAACGAAAGAAGAAGCAAACTTTATCCCCAAAGGCTACAACCCAAAACCACAATCATTAGCTTATTTAGAGGAGCTGAGACCAAAACATATCCAAGAAACCATTTCCAACAggcaaatgtctccaagaaaaGCTGCTCAAAAGGCTCGTCCAGAAGAAAATATGGAGTCAGTAAACCAAGAATCAGATGACAAGGAAAATGTTGACGGAAAAAGCACTGAAACTGGATTTATAACTATGAAGAAGGCAAGATTTAGAGAATCAAGAGACCAAAGTTCCATGAAGAAACCAATCAGAGGAGTTCTGGGGGAGTGCTTGAGAAGTAAAGAGCTAAAGAAGATGGCcacagaagaagatgaagaaagaaagaagaagaagaagagaagagtttTGGGTGGAATGTGGAATCATCAGCTTTCTGGGGGAGAGGAGACTGCAGGAAAATGGAGTTGCCCTCAGAAAAAGAAAGGGAAATCAGGACCGCCATTGAAACAGCTTCGACTTGATGCGTGGATGCATAAAGTCTGA
- the BNACNNG59140D gene encoding uncharacterized protein BNACNNG59140D isoform X2, translated as MEEVHSAAEPIGYSDSPFTISQPPDITNWFSSYVYESLALTSSGKDDGESEPNGFSVREEDKYILGADKDHKPMNKNIQETNLYESPLPSEPPDIGNWFSSYAYESPPVLDTNDALYFSVGGEDSECVQETQAEEEEEEEEETNDIEGKDDVCPSLFEQQLVSSSAKVTDFSQSQHLLSEPPDVGNWFSSYEYQSPHLSDTHELEFCSSEKDDQLIVEESDTEGENSSGIFRKTKSKQETIAPGWLKSNDCTEAKEVSADDEYSNQEREKKSTVILFNASTKKVDKDSSFKQEPLFSETKEEANFIPKGYNPKPQSLAYLEELRPKHIQETISNRQMSPRKAAQKARPEENMESVNQESDDKENVDGKSTETGFITMKKARFRESRDQSSMKKPIRGVLGECLRSKELKKMATEEDEERKKKKKRRVLGGMWNHQLSGGEETAGKWSCPQKKKGKSGPPLKQLRLDAWMHKV; from the exons ACGTCTATGAATCTCTTGCACTGACTTCTTCAGGCAAGGACGACGGTGAAAGCGAACCGAACGGGTTTTCTGTTAGAGAGGAAGATAAATACATTCTTGGTGCGGACAAAGATCATAAACCTATGAACAAGAAT ATTCAAGAGACAAATCTCTATGAGTCACCACTCCCTTCTG AACCTCCTGATATAGGCAATTGGTTTTCTAGTTATGCTTATGAATCACCGCCAGTCCTGGATACAAATGATGCTCTTTACTTTTCGGTTGGTGGAGAAGATAGTGAATGTGTACAGGAGACgcaagcagaagaagaagaagaagaagaagaagagactaaCGACATTGAAGGAAAAGATGATGTTTGTCCTAGTTTGTTTGAGCAACAACTCGTCTCTTCTTCTGCAAAG GTTACAGATTTCTCTCAGTCTCAGCATCTTCTTTCAG AGCCTCCTGATGTTGGAAACTGGTTTTCAAGCTATGAGTATCAATCTCCTCACCTTTCAGACACTCATGAACTTGAATTTTGTTCTTCTGAGAAAGATGATCAACTAATTGTTGAGGAGAGTGACACTGAGGGAGAAAATAGTTCTGGTATTTTCCGAAAAACTAAGAGCAAGCAAGAGACTATTGCTCCTGGCTGGTTAAAATCAAATGACTGCACG GAGGCCAAGGAGGTCTCTGCAGATGATGAATATTCAAACCAAGAAAGGGAAAAGAAGTCAACGGTTATATTGTTCAATGCTTCAACCAAAAAAGTGGACAAAGATTCAAGCTTCAAGCAAGAACCATTGTTCAGTGAAACGAAAGAAGAAGCAAACTTTATCCCCAAAGGCTACAACCCAAAACCACAATCATTAGCTTATTTAGAGGAGCTGAGACCAAAACATATCCAAGAAACCATTTCCAACAggcaaatgtctccaagaaaaGCTGCTCAAAAGGCTCGTCCAGAAGAAAATATGGAGTCAGTAAACCAAGAATCAGATGACAAGGAAAATGTTGACGGAAAAAGCACTGAAACTGGATTTATAACTATGAAGAAGGCAAGATTTAGAGAATCAAGAGACCAAAGTTCCATGAAGAAACCAATCAGAGGAGTTCTGGGGGAGTGCTTGAGAAGTAAAGAGCTAAAGAAGATGGCcacagaagaagatgaagaaagaaagaagaagaagaagagaagagtttTGGGTGGAATGTGGAATCATCAGCTTTCTGGGGGAGAGGAGACTGCAGGAAAATGGAGTTGCCCTCAGAAAAAGAAAGGGAAATCAGGACCGCCATTGAAACAGCTTCGACTTGATGCGTGGATGCATAAAGTCTGA